A genomic segment from Arcobacter acticola encodes:
- a CDS encoding lytic transglycosylase domain-containing protein, with protein sequence MKKIILSLVSTVLFNLSASGNVSATTDFLQKDFKVTLDWLEKKPQSSAKDFFIIQYLEQEDISFENAKTAYEMGNGRNATLKKLFNKKFQTTAPLDLKCYRASIEQLKQEDSKCIALGLSLSEATKISKKDLKFFISKLDPYPTLKNDLEVIASDDPFNALINSDTNRFSRIFFDTGSDYRVSTLNKIMNPEFINKISKEKDFERFLRYVVHDDKLKNLQKSLISLKDDKTLAPHLLFSLGINAVNNNDISSAYNFFYNAYNRSYLKVDKDKTLFWMYLVTQNNSFLVELSKSWDTSIYTLYAKELLDVKIDNIVYNIDLKNEKTSYDIYDAFKWMDVVEDTKKNLDDAKLSKYYNLFTDETTLAHYAFVLQRYNKYQVQYFITPFRDIVKDYDIYKQVLLYSIARQESLFIPSSISFSSAQGVMQIMPFLSLDIAKRLKEDYNIYEQFVPQTNIRYGSFHLDSLMSQFDNNPLFIAYAYNGGAGYTRTQLKKGLFKEKNKYEPFLSMELISYAETREYGKKVLANYYIYNNYLNKENPISLSTIFQSLVSPSY encoded by the coding sequence ATGAAAAAAATAATACTTAGTTTAGTTAGTACTGTTTTATTTAATTTATCTGCTAGTGGCAATGTTTCAGCCACTACAGATTTTTTACAAAAAGATTTTAAAGTTACTCTTGATTGGTTAGAAAAAAAACCACAATCATCAGCAAAAGATTTTTTTATTATTCAATATTTAGAACAAGAAGACATCTCTTTTGAAAATGCTAAAACTGCTTATGAAATGGGTAATGGAAGAAATGCAACTTTAAAAAAACTTTTTAATAAAAAATTTCAAACAACTGCGCCCCTTGACTTAAAATGTTATAGAGCCTCAATAGAGCAATTAAAACAAGAAGATTCAAAATGTATAGCTCTTGGCTTATCTTTAAGTGAAGCAACAAAAATTTCAAAAAAAGATTTAAAGTTTTTCATTAGTAAACTTGATCCCTACCCTACTTTAAAAAATGATTTAGAAGTAATTGCTTCTGATGATCCATTTAATGCATTAATAAATTCAGATACAAACAGATTTTCTAGGATTTTCTTTGACACAGGAAGTGATTATAGAGTTAGTACTTTAAATAAGATTATGAATCCTGAATTTATAAATAAAATTTCAAAAGAGAAAGATTTTGAAAGATTTCTAAGATATGTTGTTCATGATGATAAGTTAAAGAATTTACAGAAATCACTAATCTCTTTAAAAGATGATAAAACCTTGGCTCCTCATTTATTGTTTTCATTAGGAATAAATGCTGTAAATAACAATGATATAAGTAGTGCATATAACTTTTTTTACAATGCTTATAATAGATCATATTTAAAAGTAGATAAAGATAAAACTTTGTTTTGGATGTATTTAGTTACTCAAAACAACTCTTTTTTAGTAGAGTTATCAAAAAGTTGGGATACTAGTATTTATACTTTATATGCAAAAGAGTTATTAGATGTGAAAATTGATAATATCGTTTATAACATCGACTTAAAAAATGAAAAAACATCATATGATATTTATGATGCTTTTAAATGGATGGATGTTGTTGAAGATACAAAGAAAAATCTTGATGATGCTAAATTATCAAAATATTATAATCTTTTTACAGATGAAACAACTTTAGCTCACTATGCTTTTGTTTTACAAAGATATAACAAATATCAAGTTCAATACTTTATTACTCCATTTAGAGATATAGTAAAAGATTATGATATTTATAAACAAGTGTTACTTTATTCAATTGCAAGACAAGAGAGTTTATTCATTCCTTCATCAATATCTTTTTCTTCAGCACAAGGTGTGATGCAAATAATGCCATTTTTATCTTTGGATATTGCAAAAAGACTTAAAGAAGATTACAATATCTATGAACAATTTGTTCCCCAAACTAATATAAGATATGGAAGTTTTCATTTAGATTCACTAATGAGTCAGTTTGATAATAATCCTCTTTTTATTGCCTATGCATATAATGGTGGTGCGGGATATACAAGAACTCAACTAAAAAAAGGTTTATTTAAAGAAAAAAATAAATATGAACCTTTTTTAAGTATGGAATTGATTTCTTACGCAGAAACTAGAGAATATGGTAAAAAAGTTTTAGCAAACTATTATATTTATAATAACTATTTAAATAAAGAAAATCCAATTTCTTTATCAACTATCTTTCAAAGTTTAGTGTCGCCTTCTTACTAG
- a CDS encoding YggT family protein produces MIDALLSSIFTVVLSVIFLYKWVIIISAILTWVKPDPYNPIVQMLYRLTEPAYALIRKYIPTVFGGMDLAPIILIFALIFLETFLKNLAF; encoded by the coding sequence ATGATAGATGCCTTATTAAGTTCTATATTTACAGTTGTTTTAAGTGTTATATTTTTATATAAATGGGTTATTATTATTTCAGCGATTTTAACTTGGGTTAAACCTGATCCTTATAATCCAATAGTTCAAATGCTTTATAGGCTAACAGAGCCTGCTTATGCACTAATTAGAAAATATATTCCTACAGTTTTTGGTGGAATGGATTTAGCTCCAATTATTTTAATTTTTGCTTTAATCTTTTTAGAAACTTTCTTGAAAAATCTAGCTTTTTAA
- the gltX gene encoding glutamate--tRNA ligase — protein MLRFAPSPIEDMNIGNLRVAIFNYIVSKQLNEDLVIRIEDIDAEKIIEGKDKEIIEILNLFSIEYKYIAHQSDSLKYHQKIALQLMSQKKAFACFCSDNKLEELKEEAQAEGKPFAYDGFCETLSDETVLNTNAPFTVRIKKPESNIKFTDLLRGNFDYTPLEVDSFVILNQGKKPTYNYACAIDDMIMDISMVIRDEKHISNTAKQIHVRNSLSYTKEIKYVHLPSIINEQTNLNSVKWLIDEGFLPSAIANYLVLLGNETPKEIFSLEEAISWFKIENISKKASKFDIDKLKFINKKHLETIDDMRLSKILGFADNDIGKLAKLYLNEFSTIKELKENITAIFAEKISSKDFEKEFHNIKNCLQKAPFFEDFEKLEKYVEQETNLKNKDLSKPLRYVLTGTYDGPNISDIYPLIKNYLGEIVR, from the coding sequence TTGTTAAGATTTGCCCCAAGTCCAATAGAAGATATGAATATTGGTAACCTAAGGGTTGCTATTTTTAATTATATTGTATCAAAACAATTAAATGAAGATTTAGTTATTAGAATAGAAGATATTGATGCAGAAAAAATCATTGAAGGTAAAGATAAAGAGATTATAGAAATCTTAAATCTTTTTTCAATAGAGTATAAATATATTGCACATCAAAGTGATTCATTAAAATATCATCAAAAGATTGCACTTCAACTAATGAGTCAAAAAAAAGCATTTGCTTGTTTTTGTTCTGATAATAAATTAGAAGAATTAAAAGAAGAAGCACAAGCAGAAGGAAAACCTTTTGCATATGATGGTTTTTGTGAAACTTTATCAGATGAAACAGTTTTAAATACAAATGCACCTTTTACTGTTAGAATTAAAAAACCAGAATCAAATATTAAATTTACTGATTTATTAAGAGGCAATTTTGATTATACTCCTTTAGAAGTAGATTCATTTGTTATTTTAAATCAAGGGAAAAAACCAACTTATAATTATGCATGTGCAATTGATGATATGATTATGGATATTTCTATGGTAATTAGGGATGAAAAACATATTTCAAATACTGCAAAACAAATACATGTTAGAAATTCTTTATCTTATACAAAAGAGATAAAATATGTACATTTACCAAGTATTATAAATGAACAAACAAATCTAAATTCAGTAAAATGGCTAATTGACGAAGGTTTTTTACCAAGTGCTATTGCAAATTATTTAGTTCTTTTAGGAAACGAAACACCAAAAGAAATATTTTCTCTAGAAGAAGCTATTTCATGGTTTAAAATAGAAAACATATCAAAGAAAGCTAGTAAATTTGATATTGATAAATTAAAATTTATTAATAAAAAACATCTTGAAACAATTGATGATATGAGACTATCAAAAATACTTGGATTTGCTGATAATGATATTGGGAAACTTGCTAAATTATATTTAAATGAATTTAGTACAATAAAAGAGTTAAAAGAAAATATTACTGCAATTTTTGCAGAAAAAATATCTAGTAAAGATTTTGAAAAAGAGTTTCATAATATAAAAAACTGTTTACAAAAAGCACCCTTCTTTGAAGATTTTGAAAAACTAGAAAAATATGTTGAGCAAGAAACAAATTTAAAAAACAAAGATTTATCTAAGCCTTTAAGATATGTTTTAACAGGTACATATGATGGACCAAATATTTCAGATATTTATCCATTAATTAAAAATTATTTAGGAGAAATAGTAAGATGA
- a CDS encoding M16 family metallopeptidase, protein MGATIKHIDVKGIQVPIIFEEQKSLPILNLQLVFQNSGYIQDKDKSGLVSLSSKLLNEGTKELGATAFAQELEENAISLTTSNGFETFVIELSNLKEQSNKGLSLLTDLLKSPNFSQDTLDKLKTIQNGSLKRKENDFDYVAQNQLKSVLFAGTALENPSSGTIETTSKIQLKDIENFITNTISLSNLIIVAGGDFEEEEFEKFIKPFLETLKVGQKNEFQKINFISKNDEKTLIKDTEQAYIYFGSSFNADSKDEENYKAKVASFILGGSGFGSRLMEEIRVKRGLAYSAYGSISINKSHTYFNGYLQTKNESANEAKDLVKQLVAQFVKDGVTQEELTAAKNFLTGSEPLRSETLSQRLNSAFTLYYRGLEQDYSKKELEKIQNLKLEDLNSYIKSHNEINNLTFSIVRK, encoded by the coding sequence ATGGGTGCTACTATAAAGCATATTGATGTAAAAGGTATTCAAGTACCAATAATTTTTGAAGAACAGAAAAGTTTACCAATTTTAAATTTACAATTGGTTTTTCAAAACTCTGGATATATTCAAGATAAAGACAAAAGTGGCTTAGTAAGTCTATCTTCAAAACTTTTAAATGAAGGAACAAAAGAACTTGGAGCTACTGCATTTGCTCAAGAATTAGAAGAAAATGCTATTTCTTTAACAACTTCAAATGGATTTGAAACTTTTGTTATTGAATTATCAAATTTAAAAGAGCAATCAAACAAAGGTCTTAGCCTTTTAACAGATCTTTTAAAATCTCCAAATTTTTCACAAGATACCTTAGATAAGTTAAAAACTATTCAAAATGGTTCTTTAAAAAGAAAAGAGAATGATTTTGATTATGTTGCACAAAATCAATTAAAATCTGTTCTTTTTGCAGGAACTGCACTTGAAAATCCATCTTCTGGAACTATTGAAACTACTTCAAAGATTCAGTTAAAAGATATTGAAAATTTTATTACTAATACAATTTCATTAAGTAACTTAATTATTGTTGCAGGTGGAGATTTTGAAGAAGAAGAGTTTGAAAAATTCATTAAACCATTTTTAGAAACTTTAAAAGTTGGTCAAAAAAATGAATTTCAAAAAATAAATTTTATATCAAAGAATGATGAAAAAACTTTAATAAAAGATACAGAACAAGCATATATCTATTTTGGAAGCTCATTTAATGCTGATTCAAAAGATGAAGAAAATTACAAAGCAAAAGTTGCATCATTTATTTTAGGTGGTTCAGGTTTTGGTTCAAGACTTATGGAAGAAATAAGAGTAAAAAGAGGATTAGCATATAGTGCTTATGGTTCTATTTCTATAAATAAATCTCATACTTATTTTAATGGTTATTTACAAACAAAAAATGAAAGTGCTAATGAAGCTAAAGATTTAGTAAAACAATTAGTAGCTCAATTTGTAAAAGATGGTGTTACACAAGAAGAATTAACTGCTGCTAAAAACTTTTTAACAGGAAGTGAACCTTTAAGAAGTGAAACATTAAGTCAAAGATTAAATAGTGCGTTCACTTTGTATTATAGAGGTTTAGAACAAGATTATTCTAAAAAAGAGTTAGAAAAAATTCAAAATTTAAAATTAGAAGATTTAAATTCTTATATAAAATCTCATAATGAAATTAACAATTTAACATTCTCAATAGTAAGGAAATAA
- a CDS encoding dehypoxanthine futalosine cyclase, which produces MTKKIDVDLKKRLTNEDALHLIKNASLLDLGKMASEKKAELHPDKITSFIVDRNINYTNVCWVDCKFCAFYRHGRDEDSYVLKFDEIDQKIDELLEIGGTQILFQGGVHPKLKIDYYEELVSHIHEKYPQITIHGFSAIEIKYIAKVSKIEIIEVLKRLQDKGLSSIPGAGAEILSDRVRDIIAPNKMDSLEWIEVHELAHSIGMKTTATMMFGTVETDEEIIEHWELLRKLQDKTGGFRAFIMWSFQGSNTQLKAEIPDIQPQSSNRYLRLLAVSRLYLDNFANMQSSWVTQGSYIGQLALKFGANDLGSTMMEENVVKAAGAENRMNKEEMIRLIKDIGENPAKRNTAYEILERF; this is translated from the coding sequence ATGACTAAAAAAATTGACGTAGATTTAAAAAAAAGATTAACAAATGAAGATGCATTACATTTAATAAAGAATGCATCTTTATTGGATCTTGGGAAAATGGCAAGTGAAAAAAAAGCTGAATTACATCCTGATAAAATAACATCTTTTATAGTTGATAGAAATATCAACTATACAAATGTTTGTTGGGTTGATTGTAAGTTTTGCGCATTTTATAGACATGGTCGAGACGAAGATTCTTATGTTTTAAAATTTGATGAAATTGATCAGAAAATTGATGAATTATTGGAAATTGGTGGAACTCAAATACTTTTTCAAGGTGGAGTTCATCCAAAACTAAAAATTGATTATTATGAAGAATTAGTTTCTCATATTCATGAAAAATATCCTCAAATCACAATTCATGGTTTTTCTGCAATTGAGATTAAATATATCGCAAAAGTTTCTAAAATTGAAATTATTGAAGTTCTAAAAAGATTACAAGATAAAGGTTTAAGCTCAATTCCAGGAGCTGGAGCTGAAATTTTAAGTGATAGAGTAAGAGATATTATTGCTCCTAATAAAATGGATAGCTTAGAATGGATTGAAGTTCATGAATTAGCTCACTCAATTGGTATGAAAACAACAGCTACTATGATGTTTGGGACTGTTGAAACAGATGAAGAGATAATCGAACATTGGGAGCTTTTAAGAAAACTGCAAGATAAAACAGGTGGATTTAGAGCCTTTATTATGTGGTCTTTTCAAGGATCAAATACTCAATTAAAAGCAGAAATACCAGATATTCAACCTCAATCATCAAATAGATATTTAAGATTATTAGCAGTTTCTAGACTTTATTTGGATAATTTTGCAAATATGCAAAGTTCATGGGTAACACAAGGTTCTTATATTGGTCAATTAGCTTTAAAATTTGGAGCAAATGATCTTGGAAGTACAATGATGGAAGAAAATGTTGTAAAAGCAGCAGGTGCTGAAAATAGAATGAATAAAGAAGAGATGATAAGACTTATTAAAGATATAGGTGAAAATCCTGCAAAAAGAAATACAGCTTATGAGATACTAGAAAGGTTCTAA
- the bamA gene encoding outer membrane protein assembly factor BamA, which yields MKNKVVLFSLACATALSADAIKSIEYKDVNKISPQILNETLNMQVGDELDENKLNEALIKLYQYGYFDDIQVINERGNLKLIFTEKPSIASVEIKGYKTRSEDIDNLKTVLKLKKGSMYTEKKVKEAKDKLLSMLESEGFINSVVETEIEKINEQSLKLTFNVNKGDEIIIKKANYHGSDNLEQDDFDLVTANKEIEFASWWFGQNDGEVKIDQLKYDARRINDLYFEKGYLDAQVKEPFLDIDFASNQANLDFFITEGNRYTTNDIKIYLDSSIVDLATIYPELELIVGNSFNIKKLRADQDYIKTQVADKGYAFADVRFDLKKDEANSKVDVIFNVIPGKKVYINDVKIAGNARTLDRVVRRDVYLAPGDLYNLTDFRDSTKKLKRSSYFENVVIEEKRIADDKMDIVVRVTEAATGSIMLGGGYGSYDKVMVSGSVSDKNIFGSGLSLGISADISANSSDFTLSLKNPAINDSNYNGEVEIHNSDVDIDRDYYDSTISTKGFSVSLGRQLVRDLYAGAKYKLDFVSEDYDYDDDFKTTYDAQDDTFKETHKLYENTEYVSSSITPYLNFDNTDDFYNPREGVKAGTSLEYAGVGGDSKYYKSSSYAKYFYSLEDLTELDWILRLKTQMKILVDNGQINQGDSLYLGGAKSLRGYSSYAFPTSTDGYKINPYKQMWANSVEMSFPLIPSAKMRWGLFYDYGMIGEDSFSEIKRSGTGALLEWISPMGPLQLIFAHALDAEAGDDTSSFEFSLGSSF from the coding sequence GTGAAAAATAAAGTAGTACTATTTTCTTTGGCTTGTGCAACAGCACTAAGCGCAGATGCAATAAAATCTATAGAATATAAAGATGTGAATAAAATCTCACCACAAATTTTGAATGAAACATTAAATATGCAAGTTGGTGATGAGCTTGATGAGAATAAGTTAAATGAAGCTCTAATAAAGCTTTATCAATATGGTTATTTTGATGATATCCAAGTAATAAACGAACGTGGAAATTTAAAATTAATATTTACAGAAAAACCTTCAATCGCAAGTGTTGAAATAAAAGGTTATAAAACAAGAAGTGAAGACATTGATAATCTTAAAACTGTACTAAAACTGAAAAAAGGTTCAATGTATACAGAAAAGAAAGTTAAAGAAGCAAAAGATAAACTTCTTTCAATGTTAGAAAGTGAAGGTTTTATAAATTCAGTTGTTGAAACAGAAATTGAAAAAATAAATGAACAATCTTTAAAACTTACATTTAATGTAAATAAAGGTGATGAAATCATTATAAAAAAAGCAAATTATCATGGTTCTGATAATTTAGAACAAGATGATTTTGATCTTGTTACAGCTAATAAAGAGATTGAATTTGCTTCTTGGTGGTTTGGTCAAAATGATGGTGAAGTTAAAATTGATCAGTTAAAATACGATGCAAGAAGAATTAATGATTTATATTTTGAAAAAGGTTATTTGGATGCTCAAGTTAAAGAACCATTTTTAGATATTGATTTTGCATCTAATCAAGCTAATTTAGATTTCTTTATCACAGAAGGAAATAGATATACAACTAATGATATTAAAATATATTTAGATTCATCTATTGTTGATCTTGCAACTATTTATCCTGAATTAGAATTAATTGTTGGTAATAGTTTTAATATTAAAAAATTAAGAGCTGACCAAGATTATATTAAAACACAAGTTGCTGATAAAGGTTATGCTTTTGCAGATGTTAGATTTGATCTAAAAAAAGATGAAGCTAATTCAAAAGTTGATGTAATTTTCAATGTAATTCCAGGTAAAAAAGTTTATATAAATGATGTAAAAATAGCTGGAAATGCAAGAACACTTGATAGAGTAGTTAGAAGAGATGTTTATTTAGCTCCAGGAGATTTATATAATCTAACTGATTTTAGAGATTCAACTAAAAAATTAAAAAGATCAAGTTATTTTGAAAATGTAGTTATTGAAGAAAAAAGAATTGCTGATGATAAAATGGATATCGTTGTAAGAGTAACAGAAGCAGCAACAGGTTCAATTATGCTTGGTGGAGGATACGGTTCATACGATAAAGTAATGGTTAGTGGATCAGTTTCAGATAAAAATATCTTTGGTTCTGGTTTATCTTTAGGAATAAGTGCTGATATTTCAGCTAATTCAAGTGATTTTACACTAAGTTTAAAAAATCCAGCTATTAATGATAGTAACTATAATGGTGAAGTTGAAATCCATAATAGTGATGTTGATATTGATAGAGATTATTATGATTCAACTATTTCTACAAAAGGTTTCTCTGTTTCTTTAGGAAGACAATTAGTTAGAGATTTATATGCTGGTGCTAAATATAAATTAGATTTTGTTAGTGAAGACTATGATTATGATGATGATTTCAAAACAACATATGATGCGCAAGATGACACCTTTAAAGAAACACATAAATTATATGAAAATACAGAATATGTTTCAAGTTCTATCACACCTTATTTAAACTTCGATAATACAGATGATTTTTATAATCCAAGAGAAGGTGTAAAAGCTGGAACATCACTTGAGTATGCAGGAGTTGGTGGAGATTCTAAATATTATAAATCAAGTTCTTATGCAAAATATTTCTATTCATTAGAAGATTTAACAGAATTAGACTGGATTTTAAGACTAAAAACTCAAATGAAAATTTTAGTTGATAATGGTCAAATTAATCAAGGAGACTCTTTATACCTAGGTGGTGCAAAAAGTTTAAGAGGATATAGTTCTTACGCATTCCCAACAAGTACAGATGGATATAAAATAAATCCTTATAAACAAATGTGGGCAAATTCTGTTGAGATGAGTTTCCCTTTAATTCCAAGTGCAAAAATGAGATGGGGATTATTTTATGACTATGGTATGATTGGTGAAGATTCATTCTCTGAAATAAAAAGATCAGGTACAGGAGCACTTCTAGAGTGGATTTCTCCTATGGGACCATTACAATTGATATTCGCTCATGCTCTTGATGCTGAAGCTGGTGATGATACATCATCATTTGAATTCTCTTTGGGTTCAAGTTTTTAA
- a CDS encoding prephenate dehydrogenase, with protein MNIGIIGLGLMGGSLAKAVKRYGIAKKVYGFTNSEKNKKDILELNLVDELVDLETLKKVSDVIILAIPVDAIISMFPNFLDIDENTTIIDMGSTKEYIVKNIPEKIRKNFIAAHPMTGTEKSGPKAAIDDLYEGKTVVLCDLEDNTEVHINRAYEIFQAIGMRIVVMNSSRHDIHACYMSHLPHLISFSLANTVMGHEDPKSIIALAAGGFKDMSRIAKSSPIMWSDIFKQNKKNLLDSMDLFEKHLKDARKLIEDENYDELQNWMKKANTLHEIL; from the coding sequence TTGAATATAGGTATTATTGGTTTAGGACTAATGGGAGGTTCTTTAGCAAAGGCTGTAAAAAGATATGGTATTGCAAAAAAAGTTTATGGTTTTACAAATAGTGAAAAAAATAAAAAAGATATTTTAGAGTTGAATTTAGTTGATGAATTAGTTGATTTAGAAACATTAAAAAAAGTTTCAGATGTTATTATTCTAGCAATTCCAGTTGATGCAATAATCTCTATGTTTCCAAACTTTTTGGATATAGATGAAAATACAACTATTATTGATATGGGCTCAACAAAAGAGTACATAGTTAAAAATATACCAGAAAAAATAAGAAAAAACTTTATAGCAGCTCATCCAATGACAGGAACAGAGAAATCAGGTCCAAAAGCTGCTATTGATGATTTGTATGAAGGTAAAACTGTTGTTTTATGTGATTTAGAAGACAATACAGAAGTACATATTAATAGAGCTTATGAAATATTTCAAGCAATTGGAATGAGAATAGTTGTTATGAATAGTTCTAGACATGATATTCATGCGTGTTATATGTCTCATTTACCACATCTTATCTCTTTTTCTTTAGCAAATACGGTAATGGGCCATGAAGATCCAAAATCTATTATTGCTCTTGCTGCTGGTGGATTTAAAGATATGAGTAGAATTGCAAAATCAAGTCCGATAATGTGGAGTGATATTTTCAAACAAAATAAAAAGAATCTTCTTGATTCAATGGATTTATTTGAAAAACATTTAAAAGATGCTAGAAAATTAATAGAAGATGAAAATTATGATGAACTTCAAAATTGGATGAAAAAAGCAAATACTTTGCATGAGATACTATAA
- the folP gene encoding dihydropteroate synthase has protein sequence MQNCKTKIMGVLNANEDSFFKNSRFDNSQASFLIEKMIEDGANIIDIGAVSSKPGSIAVDENIELSRIKDIVDTIYQNKYYEKVDFSIDSYTPKVLDYVLNKGFKIVNDITGLQNDEVCKIAASYDAKVVIMHMQNNPKNMQNNPSYTNVIFEINDYFSKQIEKAKSFGIHDIVLDVGIGFGKNLEHNLTLIKKLNYFSLFGYELLIGASRKSMINMIVPSVVEDRLPGTIAIHLESIRNGASIIRCHDVKEHFQAIKVFEAINNIN, from the coding sequence ATGCAAAATTGTAAAACAAAAATAATGGGTGTTTTAAATGCAAATGAAGATTCTTTTTTCAAAAATAGTAGATTTGATAATTCGCAAGCCTCTTTTTTAATAGAAAAAATGATTGAAGATGGTGCTAATATAATAGATATTGGCGCCGTTTCAAGTAAACCTGGAAGTATTGCTGTTGATGAAAATATAGAATTGTCTCGAATAAAAGATATTGTAGATACTATCTATCAAAATAAATATTATGAAAAAGTTGATTTCTCAATAGATTCTTATACTCCAAAAGTTTTAGATTATGTTTTAAACAAGGGTTTTAAAATTGTAAATGATATTACAGGTTTACAAAATGACGAAGTTTGTAAAATCGCAGCTTCTTATGATGCAAAAGTTGTAATTATGCATATGCAAAACAATCCTAAAAACATGCAAAATAATCCTTCTTATACAAATGTTATATTTGAAATTAATGACTACTTTTCTAAACAAATTGAAAAAGCAAAAAGTTTTGGAATACATGATATTGTTTTAGATGTGGGAATTGGATTTGGCAAAAACTTAGAACATAACTTAACTCTAATTAAAAAACTAAACTATTTCTCTCTTTTTGGATACGAACTTTTAATTGGAGCTAGTAGAAAATCTATGATTAACATGATAGTACCTTCCGTTGTGGAAGATAGACTACCTGGAACAATAGCTATTCATTTAGAATCTATTAGAAATGGTGCTTCTATTATTCGATGTCATGACGTAAAAGAGCACTTTCAAGCAATAAAAGTTTTTGAAGCTATTAATAATATAAACTAA
- a CDS encoding DNA polymerase III subunit delta' — MNFIDHSCILIVNDVELTLSELIPKYPLHSTRIIKNEEKDEFQITQANLAIKEAYIASNDIKYIFLCGATFRKEAQNSLLKVLEEPPRNVVFIIITNSKTSMLPTIYSRLPYKYLKKSLLKNESLLNINKLDLKDIYNFLKENQKISKNEAKDIVESILLKVNNQKIKLSHKELDFFSKSIKLLELNSRPINVLTTLLLFLANQKNKH, encoded by the coding sequence TTGAATTTTATTGATCATTCTTGTATTTTAATAGTAAATGATGTTGAATTAACACTTAGTGAATTAATTCCAAAATATCCTTTGCACTCAACAAGAATTATAAAAAATGAAGAAAAAGATGAATTTCAAATTACACAAGCAAATCTTGCAATAAAAGAGGCATATATAGCTTCAAATGATATAAAATATATATTTTTATGTGGTGCTACTTTTAGAAAAGAAGCTCAAAACTCTTTATTAAAAGTTTTAGAAGAACCTCCTAGAAATGTAGTATTTATTATAATTACAAACTCTAAAACATCCATGTTACCTACGATTTATTCAAGATTACCATATAAGTATCTTAAAAAATCTCTTTTAAAAAATGAGTCATTATTAAATATAAATAAATTAGATTTAAAAGATATTTATAATTTTTTAAAAGAAAATCAAAAGATTTCTAAAAATGAAGCAAAAGATATTGTTGAATCAATTTTATTAAAAGTAAATAATCAAAAAATAAAGTTATCACATAAAGAACTAGATTTCTTTTCAAAATCTATAAAATTATTAGAGTTAAACTCTAGACCTATAAATGTGTTAACAACCCTGCTTTTATTTCTTGCTAACCAAAAAAACAAACACTAA
- a CDS encoding HobA family DNA replication regulator — protein MQEFLNWTVDTIREDRLISPWLEEKKYEWTPLVSKNIYNLLERGFSIIVVTDKEREWFLEYILGNINSTKLNRPFLPFYDFKSFYRYMDTVKSDEDIAYIKDMLSISFPNGYCFWYIGRSQDVRAIIPKVLKHSFLWLFDEEKQDAFNLKSNDEALDMKLLQMFRLYNKSVSASLFAEINVEN, from the coding sequence GTGCAAGAATTTTTAAATTGGACAGTTGATACAATCAGGGAAGATAGACTTATCTCTCCTTGGTTGGAGGAAAAAAAATATGAATGGACTCCATTAGTTTCTAAAAATATCTATAATCTACTAGAAAGAGGTTTCTCTATAATAGTTGTTACAGATAAAGAAAGAGAATGGTTTTTAGAGTATATTTTAGGAAATATCAATTCAACAAAATTAAATAGACCATTTTTACCATTTTATGATTTTAAATCTTTTTATAGATATATGGATACAGTAAAATCTGATGAAGATATAGCATATATAAAAGATATGTTAAGTATTTCATTTCCAAATGGATATTGTTTTTGGTACATAGGAAGAAGTCAAGATGTACGAGCCATTATTCCAAAAGTTTTAAAACACTCTTTTTTATGGTTATTTGATGAAGAAAAACAAGATGCTTTTAATTTAAAATCGAATGATGAGGCCCTAGATATGAAACTTTTACAAATGTTTAGATTATATAATAAATCAGTAAGTGCGTCTTTATTTGCTGAAATAAATGTGGAAAATTAA